The Lycium barbarum isolate Lr01 chromosome 12, ASM1917538v2, whole genome shotgun sequence genome includes a region encoding these proteins:
- the LOC132623556 gene encoding uncharacterized protein LOC132623556 isoform X2, whose translation MGCAVSVYAVGKKKNKKSVIPEVSIFVPSMRVPVQCDLQRTLKGVIPKDLADRLTSIRNQIVLIAQDTDVSAIDELQQALEEYLPLLVGLTRKEFGLQELIGFKWRNLENGQEEISVANSWFELLSVLHMMAMLTLVEANMKLIPKDSDMTERIVSGDCMRDAVDLLLKAAGYLDFCVQDVLVHLPPDVKNRLPKDLHQGILEATSNQALAQGTEIQLGLALESQNATLSVKRRLACEAVSYYGQALCCLSGDNNFHGTAKKHMSFIKWKYLEAKAAAYYYHGIIVDKGTEPSCHVSAVCCFLAAEELLAESKKASLSFCLAEPVTRTPPAWGVMKHLNKKVPETAAKKSQMYGYLLDQEKDLQVLPDLPEFQLSLKPDDYTLPEADSTWICEKWDIPGQSLKEHLKDCEDGVETE comes from the exons ATGGGGTGCGCGGTTTCTGTCTACGCGGTTGGaaaaaagaagaataagaagaGTGTTATCCCTGAGGTCAGCATATTTGTCCCGTCAATGCGAGTTCCTGTTCAATGTGATCTACAGAGGACACTCAAGGGTGTGATTCCTAAGGATCTTGCTGATAGACTGACTTCTATAAGGAACCAGATTGTGCTGATCGCACAAGATACAG ATGTTTCTGCTATTGATGAATTACAACAAGCGCTCGAGGAGTATTTGCCTCTTCTTGTTGGCCTCACTAGAAAAG AATTCGGGCTTCAAGAATTGATTGGATTTAAGTGGAGGAACTTGGAAAATGGGCAAGAG GAAATATCTGTAGCAAACTCCTGGTTTGAACTACTGTCTGTCCTCCACATGATGGCAATGTTAACATTAGTAGAGGCAAATATGAAGCTGATACCGAAAGACAGTGATATGACTGAACGGATTGTATCCGGAG ATTGCATGAGGGATGCTGTTGATTTGCTGCTGAAAGCAGCAGGTTATTTGGATTTCTGTGTCCAAGATGTTCTTGTCCACCTACCTCCTGATGTTAA GAACAGGTTGCCTAAAGATCTGCATCAGGGTATTCTTGAAGCCACCTCAAACCAAGCACTAGCCCAG GGAACCGAAATTCAATTAGGTTTGGCTCTTGAAAGCCAGAATGCGACTTTATCAGTGAAGAGGAGGCTGGCTTGTGAAGCAGTAAGCTACTATGGCCAG GCTCTTTGCTGCTTGTCTGGAGATAATAATTTCCATGGAACAGCGAAAAAGCATATGTCGTTCATCAAATGGAAGTACCTTGAAgcaaag GCTGCAGCTTACTACTACCACGGTATAATCGTTGACAAGGGCACAGAACCTTCCTGCCATGTCAGTGCAGTATGCTGTTTCCTCGCAGCTGAAGAACTACTTGCAGAGAGTAAAAAGGCCTCCTTAAGTTTTTGCCTTGCAGAACCTGTCACCAG AACTCCTCCAGCATGGGGTGTTATGAAACATTTGAACAAAAAAGTCCCCGAAACTGCTGCCAAGAAGTCTCAGATGTATGGCTACCTTTTGGACCAAGAAAA AGATCTTCAAGTACTGCCAGATCTTCCAGAATTCCAGTTGTCACTCAAACCTGACGACTATACATTGCCAGAAGCAGATTCAACATGGATTTGTGAAAAGTGGGATATTCCTGGACAAAGCCTCAAAGAACATCTCAAAGATTGTGAAGACGGGGTGGAAACTGAATAA
- the LOC132623556 gene encoding uncharacterized protein LOC132623556 isoform X1 — protein sequence MGCAVSVYAVGKKKNKKSVIPEVSIFVPSMRVPVQCDLQRTLKGVIPKDLADRLTSIRNQIVLIAQDTDVSAIDELQQALEEYLPLLVGLTRKEFGLQELIGFKWRNLENGQEQEISVANSWFELLSVLHMMAMLTLVEANMKLIPKDSDMTERIVSGDCMRDAVDLLLKAAGYLDFCVQDVLVHLPPDVKNRLPKDLHQGILEATSNQALAQGTEIQLGLALESQNATLSVKRRLACEAVSYYGQALCCLSGDNNFHGTAKKHMSFIKWKYLEAKAAAYYYHGIIVDKGTEPSCHVSAVCCFLAAEELLAESKKASLSFCLAEPVTRTPPAWGVMKHLNKKVPETAAKKSQMYGYLLDQEKDLQVLPDLPEFQLSLKPDDYTLPEADSTWICEKWDIPGQSLKEHLKDCEDGVETE from the exons ATGGGGTGCGCGGTTTCTGTCTACGCGGTTGGaaaaaagaagaataagaagaGTGTTATCCCTGAGGTCAGCATATTTGTCCCGTCAATGCGAGTTCCTGTTCAATGTGATCTACAGAGGACACTCAAGGGTGTGATTCCTAAGGATCTTGCTGATAGACTGACTTCTATAAGGAACCAGATTGTGCTGATCGCACAAGATACAG ATGTTTCTGCTATTGATGAATTACAACAAGCGCTCGAGGAGTATTTGCCTCTTCTTGTTGGCCTCACTAGAAAAG AATTCGGGCTTCAAGAATTGATTGGATTTAAGTGGAGGAACTTGGAAAATGGGCAAGAG CAGGAAATATCTGTAGCAAACTCCTGGTTTGAACTACTGTCTGTCCTCCACATGATGGCAATGTTAACATTAGTAGAGGCAAATATGAAGCTGATACCGAAAGACAGTGATATGACTGAACGGATTGTATCCGGAG ATTGCATGAGGGATGCTGTTGATTTGCTGCTGAAAGCAGCAGGTTATTTGGATTTCTGTGTCCAAGATGTTCTTGTCCACCTACCTCCTGATGTTAA GAACAGGTTGCCTAAAGATCTGCATCAGGGTATTCTTGAAGCCACCTCAAACCAAGCACTAGCCCAG GGAACCGAAATTCAATTAGGTTTGGCTCTTGAAAGCCAGAATGCGACTTTATCAGTGAAGAGGAGGCTGGCTTGTGAAGCAGTAAGCTACTATGGCCAG GCTCTTTGCTGCTTGTCTGGAGATAATAATTTCCATGGAACAGCGAAAAAGCATATGTCGTTCATCAAATGGAAGTACCTTGAAgcaaag GCTGCAGCTTACTACTACCACGGTATAATCGTTGACAAGGGCACAGAACCTTCCTGCCATGTCAGTGCAGTATGCTGTTTCCTCGCAGCTGAAGAACTACTTGCAGAGAGTAAAAAGGCCTCCTTAAGTTTTTGCCTTGCAGAACCTGTCACCAG AACTCCTCCAGCATGGGGTGTTATGAAACATTTGAACAAAAAAGTCCCCGAAACTGCTGCCAAGAAGTCTCAGATGTATGGCTACCTTTTGGACCAAGAAAA AGATCTTCAAGTACTGCCAGATCTTCCAGAATTCCAGTTGTCACTCAAACCTGACGACTATACATTGCCAGAAGCAGATTCAACATGGATTTGTGAAAAGTGGGATATTCCTGGACAAAGCCTCAAAGAACATCTCAAAGATTGTGAAGACGGGGTGGAAACTGAATAA
- the LOC132623556 gene encoding uncharacterized protein LOC132623556 isoform X3, producing MGCAVSVYAVGKKKNKKSVIPEVSIFVPSMRVPVQCDLQRTLKGVIPKDLADRLTSIRNQIVLIAQDTDVSAIDELQQALEEYLPLLVGLTRKEFGLQELIGFKWRNLENGQEQEISVANSWFELLSVLHMMAMLTLVEANMKLIPKDSDMTERIVSGDCMRDAVDLLLKAAGYLDFCVQDVLVHLPPDVKLPKDLHQGILEATSNQALAQGTEIQLGLALESQNATLSVKRRLACEAVSYYGQALCCLSGDNNFHGTAKKHMSFIKWKYLEAKAAAYYYHGIIVDKGTEPSCHVSAVCCFLAAEELLAESKKASLSFCLAEPVTRTPPAWGVMKHLNKKVPETAAKKSQMYGYLLDQEKDLQVLPDLPEFQLSLKPDDYTLPEADSTWICEKWDIPGQSLKEHLKDCEDGVETE from the exons ATGGGGTGCGCGGTTTCTGTCTACGCGGTTGGaaaaaagaagaataagaagaGTGTTATCCCTGAGGTCAGCATATTTGTCCCGTCAATGCGAGTTCCTGTTCAATGTGATCTACAGAGGACACTCAAGGGTGTGATTCCTAAGGATCTTGCTGATAGACTGACTTCTATAAGGAACCAGATTGTGCTGATCGCACAAGATACAG ATGTTTCTGCTATTGATGAATTACAACAAGCGCTCGAGGAGTATTTGCCTCTTCTTGTTGGCCTCACTAGAAAAG AATTCGGGCTTCAAGAATTGATTGGATTTAAGTGGAGGAACTTGGAAAATGGGCAAGAG CAGGAAATATCTGTAGCAAACTCCTGGTTTGAACTACTGTCTGTCCTCCACATGATGGCAATGTTAACATTAGTAGAGGCAAATATGAAGCTGATACCGAAAGACAGTGATATGACTGAACGGATTGTATCCGGAG ATTGCATGAGGGATGCTGTTGATTTGCTGCTGAAAGCAGCAGGTTATTTGGATTTCTGTGTCCAAGATGTTCTTGTCCACCTACCTCCTGATGTTAA GTTGCCTAAAGATCTGCATCAGGGTATTCTTGAAGCCACCTCAAACCAAGCACTAGCCCAG GGAACCGAAATTCAATTAGGTTTGGCTCTTGAAAGCCAGAATGCGACTTTATCAGTGAAGAGGAGGCTGGCTTGTGAAGCAGTAAGCTACTATGGCCAG GCTCTTTGCTGCTTGTCTGGAGATAATAATTTCCATGGAACAGCGAAAAAGCATATGTCGTTCATCAAATGGAAGTACCTTGAAgcaaag GCTGCAGCTTACTACTACCACGGTATAATCGTTGACAAGGGCACAGAACCTTCCTGCCATGTCAGTGCAGTATGCTGTTTCCTCGCAGCTGAAGAACTACTTGCAGAGAGTAAAAAGGCCTCCTTAAGTTTTTGCCTTGCAGAACCTGTCACCAG AACTCCTCCAGCATGGGGTGTTATGAAACATTTGAACAAAAAAGTCCCCGAAACTGCTGCCAAGAAGTCTCAGATGTATGGCTACCTTTTGGACCAAGAAAA AGATCTTCAAGTACTGCCAGATCTTCCAGAATTCCAGTTGTCACTCAAACCTGACGACTATACATTGCCAGAAGCAGATTCAACATGGATTTGTGAAAAGTGGGATATTCCTGGACAAAGCCTCAAAGAACATCTCAAAGATTGTGAAGACGGGGTGGAAACTGAATAA